The Leifsonia poae region CACATCGGCCGCATGCAGCTCCACCCCAGGCCCGAGCCGGTCGGCGATGGCCACGCCGATCGCGCCAGTGCCGCAGCAGAGATCGAGGACCACCGCATCCGGCCGTCCCAGGTCGACGGCGCGACGCACCAGGAACTCGGTGCGCTGCCGGGAACGAACACGCCCGGTTCGACCGTGACGCGCAGCCCGCAGAACTCGACCCAACCGAGCAGAGGCTCGAGCGGGAACCCGGCGACACGACGAGCGACGAGACTCTCGAGCTCGTCCGGCGAAGCGGCGGCCTCGCTCAGCAGACGGGCCTCGTCTTCGGCGAAGACGCATCCTGCCGCGCGAAGTCGCGCCACGAGAGCGGGGTCGGGTCGGGGGTCGGTCACGAGCGACCATCGTAGCCGCGGAAGTTCCGCGCTGCTTCCGCCGACCCGGACCGGCGGGTTAGCCTGAACACATGCACAAGCGCGTCCGGCTTCTCATCCCTGCCCTCGTCGCGGCGATCGTGATGCCCTTCGCCCTCGCCGCGCCGGCCTCCGCCGCCAGCACCTCGCAGTGGGCGGGATGGGCGCCCCTCACCGGCGCGGGCGGCGCGTACACGACGACGATGACGCTGGCGAACAAACCCCAACTCATCGCCGACGTCACCAGCGACTCGCGCGCCGGCCAGGTCGGCGTGATCTCGGGCACCTCGACCTGGCTCGCCCAGGGCACGCCGGTCGGCGCCAAGTACGGCTCCAGCATCAACCAGCCCTACCTGAATCTGCGCCCCAAGGCGGACACACCGACGGCGCCCTCGACGACGACATACTCCTTCCGCACGCCGACGCCGACCTCGGGCTGGACCTTCGTGCTCGGCGACATCGACGCCGACCAGGTTCAGATCCGCGCGGTCGGCCCGAACGGCGTGGCGCTCACCTCGGCACAACTCGGCTTCCGCGGCGGCTTCAACTATTGCGCCCCAGGCGTGACCGGCAAGCCGTCATGCACCGGCTCCGCCACCGATGTGCCCAGTTGGAACCCCACGACCGCCGTGCTGCTCGGCAATGCGGCCGCCTCAGACACCTCCGGTGCATCCGCCTGGTTCGAGCCGTCGGCGGCCATCGCGTCGCTCACCTTCGTTTACGCCCAGCGCTCCGGTTTCCCCGTGTACCAGACCTGGTTCGCCTCCCTCGCCCGCGACATCACGGGCACAGTCACCGACCAGACGACCGGCCCCCTCAACGGCGCCACAGTCACCCTCACCGACCGCACCGGAGCGGTGGTCGGAACGGCGACCACCGCCGGCGGCGGCCTGTACTCCTTTCCCGGCTTCCTCGCGACCGACGGATACACGGTGTCGGTGACCCCGCCCGTCGGCAAGATCGCGGTCGGCGCTGCAAGCAAACCCGCCGATCTCACCGCCACCGATGCCGTCGTCGACTTCGCCGTGCGCGACATCGTTCCCGTCGGCGTGAGCGGAACCGTCCGCGACACCGACGGTCATCCCATCGCCGGCGCCGTCATCACAGTGGACGGGCAGAGCGCCACCTCCGGCCCCGACGGCACATACCGGTTCGAGAGCGTCGCCGTCGGCACCTACACCCCGACCATCACGCCTCCCGCCGGGTACACCTCCGTGGCACCGCTTCCGAGCTTCACCGTGAGCACGGGATCGGAGAGTCCCATCGTCGACGTGGACTTCGTCGTCGCCGCGAACCCGACCATCTCCGGAACAGTCACCGCCGGCGGAACCGGGGTCGCCGGTGTGACCGTCACCGCGGTCGGCCCCGGTGGAACAGAGACCACCGTCACCGCGACGGACGGCACATACTCATTCCCACGTGTTCCGAGCGGCGGGTACACGGTCACGGTCACCCCGCCGGCCGGTTCCACCGTCGACGGGCCGGCCAGTCAGTCCGTCACCGTGGCCACGAACGACGTGACCGACGTGGACTTCGCGCTCGCCAAGGCGGGCAGCATCGCCGGCGCCGTCGATGACGGCACCACCCCCGTCCCCGGTGCCACGGTGACCGTCAGCGGCCCCGGCGGCAGCACGGTGCTCACCACCGACGCGAGCGGCGCGTACGCCCTCGGCTCCCTGCCCTCCGGCACCTACACGATCACATTGACCGTTCCCGCCGGATACACGGCGGGCAGTCCCCTGACCAAGACCGTCACCGTGACTGCGGCGGGTGAGGCGTTCGTCGACCAGGACTTCGCAGTCACCGCCGTGGTCGTTCCGCCGACGACTCCCCCGACCACTCCGGCACAGCCGGGGACCACCGGAACGTCGGTGGGCGAGCTGGCAGACACCGGTTCCAGCGTCAACGCGTGGCCTGCGATCATCGCCGGAATCGTCGTGCTGCTCGGTGCGGCGGCCGTCATCATCGCGGCTGTGCGGCGGCGACGCTCCCAGTAGGGCCGACAGCGGGCCGGCGACGCTTCGCCGTCACGCCCGACGGCCCGCCCTCGGCTCGCCACTGGCGCATTCGCAGGGCACGCGTACTATCCGCCTCCAGATACCCAATCGGGGAGAGGAAATGCGGGTGTACCACGTGTACGTCGATGACCTGCGGTTCACTTTCGTCGACCGGGCTCCGGTGGACGAGTTCAAGGAGCGGGTCGTGGAAGCCAGCCGGGCCGAAGGGGCGTTCGTGCCCATCTCCCGGTCCAGCAGGCCTCCGAGCGAGGTCTTCGTCACCAGCCGGACGCGAGTGCGCATCGAGACGGCCACCATCCCCAGCGAGACGACAGGCGACGAAGACGACGGAGACGACGCGTTCTGGTTCGACTTCGACTCCCTGAAGTGACCGCGGGCAGGCCTCAGCGCAACTGGATGAGTCCCGCGTTCGTCGGGCGGAACCCGCACGCGCCGAAGTAGAAGGCCTTCAGCTCGTCGTCGAAGTCGACGTGCAGCCACTCGCATCCCGCAGCCCGGGCTTCCTCGGTCGCGACGGCGATCAGGCGTTTGCCCACTCCCTGATGCCGAACACGCCCGGCCACGAGGGTGTCCTCGATGAACGCGTGGATCTGGCCGTCCCAGATCACATTGACGAACCCGACGAGACCGTCGTCGTCGCGTGCGACGACCCAGCCGAGACTCAGCCGGGAGAGCATCCCGTTCCAGTCGTCATCGAAATATGCGTGCTCGAAGCCTTCCGCATGCAGCCGATTGACCTCATCATTGGTGAAGCCGCCGCGCCATTCCCAGGTGATCGTCATGCCGACAAGCATTCCAGACGCGCGTCGAGGGTGGCCACGGTCGCGGCGGCGCAGTATGGTCGCGGCATGACTATTCCCAACGACGACAGCAAGCCTGACGTGCCCGCCGACGGATCCGTGCCGCCCGCGCCCGACGCCGGCTCCGTGCCGCCCGCCCCGGAGCAGCCCATCACCCCGGCGCCCGACGCCGCCTTCCCGCCTGCTCCGCCGGCCGCGTACCCGGCCGCTCCGCCGGCCGCACCGCCCGGCACGTTCCCGGCGTACTCGGCGGCACCCAACGCCCCGGTCGCCGCTCCGTCGAGCCGCCCGTCGCTGGTCAACACGGCGTTCTGGCTCTTCATCGCGGCCGCCGTGCTCAGCGTGATCAGCGGCATCGTGACGATCGCCTCGGTCGGCTCGACCCGTCAGCAGATCATCGACCAGCTGCAGAAGACGAGCGGACTCAAGACCAACGGTCTCAGCATCGAGCAGTTGGCGGACGCCTCCATCGCGGGCGTCACCGCCCTCTCGATCGTCACCCTGATCTTCTGGGCCTTGGTCTTCGTGCTCTTCGCGTACTTCATGCGTCGCGGAGCCAACTGGGCCCGCATCGTTCTCACGGTGCTCACCGTGCTCTCGCTGATCAACATCCCGTGGGGCTTCTTCGCCGGTGCACTGCAGGTGATCGCCGCCATCGTGGCCACGATCCTCATGTGGCTCAAGCCGTCGTCGGCGTACTTCGCCGCCGTCAAGGCTTCGAAGGCCCCGCGCGCGTGACCCGCAGCTCTTAACCACGGAGGGCGGGTGAGGTCAAGGGGCTCGCTCCTGCGACGACATGCGCCTACGGTGGCCTGTGTCCGCCCGTCGACCCCACGGGCCGGTCTCAAAGAGAAAGCAGGTATCGGCACATGAACATACTGCTCATCGTCATCGCCATCGTGGCCGTCGTCCTCCTCTTCACCGGCGGGTTCGTGCAAGCCCTCAGCTGGCTGCTCTGGGTGGGGATCATCCTCCTGGTGTTCGCCGTGATCGTGTGGTTGGTGCGAATGATCAGCGGGCGCCGCTCCGTGTGACCAACGGCCAGAACGACGAAGCCCCGGGTGTTCGCATCCGGGGCTTCGTCGGTGGTGGCTGACACCATGACCGCATGGAGATCCTTCGCTTGCAGCCGGCCGGCCTCGTCGTGAGCCCCGCCTTCAGTCACGTGGCCGTCGTTCCGGCCGGCGCCACGACGGTATACGTCGGCGGGCAGAACGGCGTCGACGCCTCCGGCGCCGTCGTCTCGGCCGATGTCGTCGAGCAGTCCGTGCGGGCCGTGGAGAACGCCGCTCTCGCCCTCGAGGCTGCCGGCGCCACGCTCGCCGATGTCGTGCAGTGGACGGTGCTCATCGCCGAGAGCGCCGATGTGCGCGCGGCCTATGGCGCCGTCGCACCGCGCTTGGCGACCGGTGGCGCGCCTCCTCTGGTCACCGCCGCCCTGGTCGCCGGGCTCGGCGTTCCGGGCGCCCTCATCGAGGTCAGTGCGATCGCCGCCATCCTGCCTACCTGAATCCTGGACCGCCTGAGCCCTGGCCCACCCCGTTCCCGAACGGCCTACACTCGCGGCATGACCCTGCGCGAGATCGCGGACGAACTGTACGGAGTTCCGGCTGCGGCGTTCACTGCGGCGCGGGCCGCCGCGGCCGCCGGAACCGGCGATAAGCGTCTGGCCGAGCAGATCCTCCGCCTCCGGAAGCCGAGCGCGGCGGCGGCGGCCGTGAACCGCCTCGCGCGCGAAGAGCCCGAGCTGATCGAGGCCCTCCTCGCAGTCGGCGAACGGATGCGCGCTGCCGTCGGGAGCGGCGATCGAGCGGAGATCCGCGCACTCACCGGTGAACGTCGGCGGCTGCTGCAGAAGGCCGTGGACCGAACCGGTGGCAGCGCCGCGGTTCACCGTACCGTGGAGGAGACCCTGCAGGCGACGGCGATCGATCCGGCGGCGGCGGCGGCGGTCCGCAGCGGATTGCTGCTGCGCGCCCTCGCCTCCACCGGGCTCGACCCGGTCGAGCTGTCTGACGCGATGGCCCTGCCGGTGGGCCCGGATGCTCACCCGCTCGCGAGGCCGCAGACGACACAGACGCCGGAGGCCCCGCACAGTCCAGAGCCGAACACCGCGCCCGGCGTCACTGCCGCACGGCGTCGCGAACGCAAGCGCCGCATCCGGGTCGCCGAGACGGCGTTGGAGCGCTCCCGCTCCGCCGCGGAAGCTCTCGACGCCGAACTCGCCGAGGAGGTCGACCATCGCACCGCGCTGGAGGTGGAACGCGACGACCTCACCCGCCGTCTCGAGCACACCCGCGACGAACTCGCCGAGGCTCGGGCGACCGAGCGGGAGCTGCGGAGCCGCATCAGCCGGGCGCACTCCGCCGTGCGCGCCGGCGAACGGGAACTGCGGACGGCCAGGGAACAGCCCGAGTCTTAGAGCCGATCCCCTCTCTGCCGGTGATGGGCGGGGCCGAAACCGATCTCTACTTTCGCTGCGAATCCTGCAGAAGTCACCCGTTGGGCCGCCATAGTCGGTAGGCTTGTCGCGTTCGCGCGCTCGATCCCACAGGCAAGGAGGCCTACTCGGCCATGTCCCATCCCCTCACGGTCGCCGCGATCGGCTTTTGGCACGTTCATGCGGGCGACTACGCACGTGAAGCGCAACAGCATCCCGACACCACCCTCGTCGCCGTCTGGGACGACGACGAGGAGCGCGGCCGGGCGGCCGCCGCCGAATTCGGCGTCGAGTTCGTCGCCGACCTCGACGCGCTGCTCGCCCGCCCCGACCTCGACGGCGTCACCGTCACCACTTCCACCGACCAGCACCACGCCGTGATGGTCAAGGCCGCACGGGCCGGCAAGCACATCTTCACCGAGAAGGTGCTCGCGCCCACCGTGGCCGAAGCCGAAGAGATCGTCACCGCGGCACGGGATGCGCGGGTCACCCTCGTGGTGTCCCTGCCCCGGCTCTACGACGACTACACGCAGGCGATCGAGCGCATCCTCGACGACGGCACCCTCGGCGAGCTGACCTACTCGCGCGTGCGCCTGGCGCACGACGGTTGGGTCGCCGGCTGGCTCCCGGAGCGCTTCGGCGACCCCGCGACCGCCATCGGCGGCGCGCTCACCGACCTCGGCTGCCACCCCGCCTACCTCACCCGACTGTTCCACCGCGCCGAGCCCGTCTCGATCAGCGCCGGGTACGGCAGCGTGTCCGGACACCCGCTGGAAGACAACGCGGTCGTCACGGCCACGTTCCCCGGCGGTCGTCTGGGCGTGTTCGAGGCGAGCGTGGTGACCGCACCCGGCACCTTCACCATCGAGCTGCTCGGCACCGAGGCGGCCCTGATCTTCGGCTTCGGCGGCGACCGGATGCTCGCCAAAGGCGGCGCCTACGGCGACGATTGGCAGGAGCTCCCGCTGCCCGAACGGGCGCCGATGCCGTTCGACCAGTGGGTGGGGCACATCCACGCCGGCACGACCGCCGAGGACAATCTGCGGCACGCGCTCGCGCTGACCGGGCTCGTCGTGGCGGCGAACACCTCGGCGCGGGCCGGCTCCGCAGTGCCGTACGACGCACCAGCGTTCGCTCCCACGCGGGCGTAGCGCACTCCCGGCCCACACCTCCCCCGCGGTCCGCGACCGCATCCCTCCGACCCCACCGCGCCCCGACGGCGCGGCCCCTCGACGGCGTGACTTCCGTCGCACCTCCCTTCTTTCACGACCTTTCAGGAGAACCATCATGAACACCACCGACCGCACCATCCGTATCGGCCTGATCGGAGCCGGCGGCATCGCCGGCGCCCACGTCGCGGGTTACGCCCTCAACCCCGACACCGTCACCTTCGCCGCCGTTGCCGACCCGGTGCGCGCGAACGCCGAAGCGCGCGCCGCCGGCACCGACGCCGCGATCTTCGCCGACTACACCGAGATGCTGGCCGTCGCCGACATCGACGCCGTCGACATCTGCCTGCCCCACCACCTGCACAAGACAGCGATCGTCGCCGCCGCCCGCGCCGGCAAGCACATCTTGTGCGAGAAGCCGCTCTGCCTCACCCCGGAGGAGGCCCGCGAGGTCGCCGCCGCCGTGGACGAGGCGGGCGTCACCCTGATGTGCGCCCACAACCAGCTGTTCCTGCCCGCTGTCGCCAAGGCCAAGGAGCTGCTCGACAGCGGCACGATCGGACGCGTCTACGAAGTGCGCACCACCGACAGCTTCCACAACGACTTCGACCCCGAGAACATGGGGTGGCGCGCCCATGCCGCCACGAGCGGCGGTGGCGAGCTCATCGACACGGGGTACCACCCCTCCTACCTGCTGCTCCACCTGGCCGGCGCTTCGCCGGTGGAGGTCACCGCGATGCTCGCGACCCACCGCCTCAGCTTCATGGAGGGGGAGGACTCCGCCACCGTGCTCGTGCGCTTCGACAACGGGGTGATCGGCACCATCGTGACGAGCTGGGCCTACGATGCCGCCGACAGCACCGAGCGCTTCTCAGCGGTGGGCGAGCGGGGAACCCTCACCAGCGACGGCACCACGCTGAGCTACCACGTGCGAGGTGAGGAGCCGGTGATCCTCGAGCTGGACCCCGTCGACGAGTTCGGCGAGGAGATCGGCCACTTCGCCCGCAGCATCCTCGACGGAACGCGACCGCTGCACACGCAGAAGGAGGGGATCGAGGTGCTCGGCATCATCCTCGGCGCGTACGAGTCCGCCCGCACCCGCGCGATCGCGGAGGTGCGCTCGCTCGACCGCGTCGGCTGAGCCGAGCCCAGCCCGAGCGCACCTCCACGCCCGCGCTGCGCCACCCCCGCCCCACCCTTGAACCGGCGAGCGGTCGCAAAACGTCGCTTCGACGCCTGAAATGACGACGAGAACGACGATTTGCGACCGCTCATCAGAGGTGCCGATAGGCGGGGTCAGGCGCAGAGCAGCCGCGCGACCGCCTCCGCGTTCACCCGGCCGGAGCCGTAGGAGTAGACCGCGTTCACCGCACCCGAGTCGGGGAGCCGGCCGGGCGCATCCGGCGCGGGCCAGCCCGCCACGATCACGACCGTGTCGGGGCGGGAGACCAGCACCGCGGCGAGCACCCCGGCCTCCAGCGAACTGCTCTGAACCTGGTTGACGACGAGCACGGGCGCCGTCGCACCGGCCAGGGCGCGGGTCGCCCGCAGCGTCGCCGCCTCGACCCCGCCCGCCTCGGTCAGCCACACGGGATCGACCTCACGATAGGCGCCGAGCGCCTGTGCGAACCGGTCGCTCTGCGGGCCGACCGCGATGTTCCGCTTGGTGCGGGCATCGACCACGGTCACCCGGCCCGGCCCCAGAACCGGCCGGCCGACGACGCGGAGCGCGGCCTCGGCGACCGGCAGCCAATCGACCGGCGCGGGCACTTCGACCGACACAGACGCTTCGACCGGCACAGGCGCTCCGACCGGCGCGGGCGCTCCGGCCGACACAGACGCTCCGGCCGACACAGACGCTTCGACCGACACAGACGCTTCGACCGGCGCGGGCACTCCGACCGGCGCGGGCGTTCCGAGCGGCCTTCTTTCGCGCACCCAGGAGGCGAGCCCGGTCACCCGGGCAGCCGCCGCCTCGACCCGAGCGGGCAGCAGCTCACCCGACACCATCGCCGCGACGATCGCATCCCGCACCTCGAGGAACTCCCGTTCGTCGGTGGCTCCGCCCGGCTGGGGCGGGTTGCTGGCAGGGTTGCCGACGCAGAGCAGGTCGACCCCGGCGAGGAGCGCGGCGACCGCGCCCGGCCCCATCCCGACGGTGTGGCGGATCGCCGCCATGTCGAGCGCGTCGGAGACGATCACCCCGTCGAATCCCAGCGAGCGGAGCATCCCGAGCGCCCGGGCGTTCAGCGTGGCCGGCGCTTCGCCGAGGTGCGGCACCCGGATGTGGGCGGTCATCACGGCTTTCACCCCCGCCTCGATCGCGGCCACGAACGGAGGCAGGTGAACCCCGTCGAGCTCCTCGGGAGTCGCGTTGGAGATCGCGAGGGCGAGATGCGAGTCGGTCGAGGTGTCGCCGTGTCCGGGGAAGTGTTTGGCGCATGCCGCTACGCCGGCCGATTGGAGCCCGCGAACGGCCGCGGCCGTGTGCCGCGACACGAGCTCGGCGCTCGCGCCGAACGACCGCACCCCGATCACGGGGTTGCGGGGGTCGACGTTCACGTCGAGCGTCGGCGCGAGATCGACGTCGATTCCGGCCGCGGCCACCAGCTCGCCGGTCCAGACGGCGGCCGCCTCCGTCGTCGCGGTGTCGTCGTAGCGGCCGAGCACGGCGTTCCCCGGTGTCGACGAGCCGGTGCGCGCCTCGAGCCGGGTGACGATTCCGCCCTCCTCGTCCACCCCGATGAGCGCGTTCGGGTTGAGCTCGTGGATGCGCGCCGACAACGCCCGCACCTCGTCGCTGCCGCCGATGTTCTGTTCGAAGTAGACGAGGCCGGCGAGCCCCTCGGCGAGGGCGTCCTCCGCCCACGAGGGGAGGGTCCGCCCCCGGAATCCCGGCCACACCACGGCGTTCGCCAGGCGTCGCAGGGCGGCGTGATCGGAAGGGTTCTGCACGGCGATGCTCCGTTCGATGGAGGGAGGGGGTTCCGCTCCGTGCGATCGCGCCGAACGCACGGAGCGGAAGTTTGTCAGTGCGGCGGCCTCGTGGCCCGTTCGAGGTGCACGAGAATGTGCTCGTACTCGGCGCCGACCGCGCGGGTCAGCCCGAGCTCGCAGGTGCGATTCGTCGAGGCGTATGCGTCGCATCCGGCCCCGGCGATTTCGGCCGCCTCGGCCGCCGTCGCACTGGCGGTGAGCTCGGGATGCAGCAGACCCCGGTCACCGGCGAAGCCGCAACAGCTCCAGTCCACCGGTGTTGTCACATCGGCCGCGATCGCCGAGGCGATCTGCGTGAGGTCGGCGTCGATCCCGAGCTGGCTCGACGAGCAGGTGGGATGCAGCGCCATCGAGCCGATGCGCTCCGTCACCGTGAGCGCCGGGAGCACATGCTCACGCACGAAGGCGATGCTGTCGACGACGGTCATCGACCCGTTCTCCGCACTCGCGGCCAGGCCCTCAGTGCAGCTGCTGGCGTCGCAGACCACCGGCAGACGGCCGCCGTCGGTCGCGCTCGCCAGAACGGATCCGACGCGTTCGTCCATCCGTTCGTGGCCGGCGGTGAACCCTTTGGACTTCCAGGGGGTTCCACAGCAGAGCGAACCGATGCCCGACGGGATCAGCACCTCCACCCCGGCACGCTCGCAGAGGGCGAGGAACGCCTCCGACACCGAAAGCGCCCCGGCGGGAGGGCCGAACATCGTTCCGACGCAGGCTGGGAAGTACACGGCGACGGGATGCTCCGGCGTGCGTGACCGTCTCGTCTTCCCTCCGCCCGGCAGTTCGGGCGAGGCGAGCGGAATGCGGTCGTCCCCCAGCACGGCCCGGCCGAGCGTCGTGACACCGCCCACGAGCGGGTGGGGGAGGATCTTCGCCGCGCTGAGCGCCACGCTCGCCGTGCTGGTCACCGCACCCCAGACGCGCGAGGCGCCATTCCACACGGCCGACTCGACCGGCCCCACCGACTCGGCGCGCAGGCGCCGAACGAGGTCCCCGGTGTTGATGCCGACCGGGCAGGCCGATTGGCACATCCCGTCGACCGCGCAGGTGTCGACCCCCTGATACTCGTAGTCGGCTCGCAGCTCACCGAGCAGGGCGGTGTCGCCGCGCGCCTCCGCGTCGGCCATCTCCCGCCGCAGCACGATGCGTTGTCGCGGGGTGAGGGTGAGATCCCGCGAGGGGCAGGCCGGCTCGCAGTAGCCGCATTCGACGCAGCGGTCGACCTCGGATTCGACCGCCGGGGTGATTTTGAGGTCGCGGAGGTACGAGTCGGCCTCGTCGGAGAGCACGACGCCGGGGCTGAGGATGCCGTGCGGATCGAACAGCCGCTTGATCTCCCGCATCACGGCGTGGAGTTCGTCGCCGTATTGCCTCCCGACGAACGGGGCCATCACCCGGCCCGTGCCGTGCTCGGCTTTGAGCGAGCCGCCGAGCCCCAGGACGAGGTCGACCATGGCTTCGGTGAAGCCGCGGTACCGCTCCAGGAGCTCGGGCCGGTCGAACCGTTCCGTGAGCATGAAGTGCACGTTGCCATCTTTTGCGTGGCCGAAGATGACGGAGTTCTCGTACCCGAAGCGGGCGAAGAGCTGGATCAGTCCCTCGCAGACGGCGCCGAGGTTCTCGACGGGGACGACGATGTCTTCGAGCAGCGCGGTGGTGCCCGAGGAGCGCGCGCCGGCGACCGCCGTGTAGAGGCCCTTCCGCACATGCCAGAGCGCGGCCCGCCGGTCGGCGTCCGCCGTCATCGAGACCGGTGCGACAACCGGCAGCGCGGCGACGACCGCTGCGGTTCGCTGCAGTTGCGCGGCGAGCGCCGACTCGGATGCGTCCTGCAACTCGATGAGCAGCGCGGCGTGCTCGTCGACCGCCAGATCGCCGATGTCGGGGGGACAGTCGGGTAGCTGCTGCGCGACCCGCAGGGAGGTGGCGTCCAGCAGCTCCACCGTCGCGAATCCGGCGGCGGCCAGCACCGGCGCTGCCGCCGCCGCCTCCTGCAGGGTGGAGAAGACCGCGAGGGCGGTCGCCGCCACCGGCTGCACGGGCACCGTGCGGAACGTCGCGTCGGCGATGAACCCGAGGGTGCCCTCACTGCCGATCAGCAGGTGGGCGAGGATCTCGGCGGGGCGCTCGTGGTCGAGCAGCGCGTTGACGCTGTACCCCATGGTGTTCTTGCGGCTGAACAGCCGCTGAACCGTCGCGACCGACGCCGGATCGGCGAGCACCCGGCGGCGCAAACCGGCGAGGCCGGCAGACAGCTCGGGCTCGAGTCGCGCGAGCTCGGCCTCCACATCCGGATGCGCGGTGTCGACGACGGTTCCGCTCGGCAGCACGACGACAAGCGACTCCACCGTGCGATACGAGTTGTGCTCGATCCCGCACGCCATGCCACTGGAATTGTTGGCGAGGACACCGCCGATGGTGCAGGCGACCTCGCTCGCCGGGTCGGGCCCCAATTTGCGACCGAATCGCGCGAGATGCGCGTTCACCTGCCGCACCGTCGCCCCGGGGCCGACCTGCACGCGCATCCCGTCGTCGAGCACCCGGATGCGCCGGAAGTGGCGTCGTGTGTCGGCCAGCACCCCGGCGGTCGATCCCTGCCCGCTCAAGCTGGTGCCGCCCGAACGGAACGTCAGCGAGTCTCCCGCTTCACGGACGCGCCCGAAGAGGGCGACGATGTCGTCGACCCCTTCGGGCGTGGCCACCGCCGACGGCACGAGCAGATAGTGCGATGCGTCGTGCGCGATGGCGTGCCGACGGGTCAGGCCGTCGGCGAGCGGGGTCGGGCTCACGGCCCGGCGAGCTCGAACTTGGAGCTGCCCCCGACGACGAAGCCGCAGGCGCGCTCGGAACCGACGAGACAGCCTTTGGCCGTCATCATCGCGGTGTAGTAGTCGATGTAGCGGAAGCCGTAGGTCTCGCCGCGGGCGAAGGCCTGGTTCTGGATGGCCGCCCGCCAGCGCTCGAACGCCTCCTCCGGGATCGGCACGTAGAGATCGGGCACGAAGCCGTCGGCATCCTCCCAGTTGTCGGCGTGCAGGAACTGGTTGACGCCGTGCCGGCCGAGCGGGCTGTCCACCGGCAGCGACGCGAGGAACCGGGCGCGCTCGGCGAGGATCGCCGCCCGCTCGTGGTCGCGGTGGATGCTCTTCGTCCAGTGGCTGATGATGATCTCGGGCTTCTCGACCCGGATGATGTCGGCGATCTGGTCGGCCGCATCGTCGTCGTCCGGCAGGAAGCCGTCGGAGTAGTCGAGCACCCGGAACTCCGCGCCGATGTCGGCGGCGAACTGCTCGCCCTCGCGGATCTTCTGCACGCGGTATTCGTCCGGCGTGAGACGGGGGTGGCCGCGTTCTCCATACGTGCAGGCGAGGATGATAGCCCGATCCCCGTCGAGGACCATCTTGGCGAGGGTCGGCCCCGCCGTCAGATCCATGTCTCCGATGTGCCCGCCGATGGCGAGGACGGTTCTGCTCACGTTCTGCTCCGTTTCATTCTGCGGGTGCCGGTCATTTCATGCCGCTGAGCACGACACCGCGCACGTAGTACTTCTGGAAGAAGAGGAAGATCAGCAGCACGGGGATCGTGCTGATCACGATGCCGGCCATGACGATGGGCATCGTGCGGTTCGGGTCGATGAAGCTCTGCAACAGCTGGATGCCCACCGGGAGGGTCATCAGGTCGGGGTTCGTCGACGCCATCAGGGAGGTCCAGATGTATTCGTTCCACTGGCCGACGAAGGTGATCAGGCCCAGCGTGATCGCGACGGGTTTCGCCTGCGGGAGCACGATGTTGAAGAACAGCCGCCACTCCCCCGCGCCGTCGATCCGCGCCGCCTCCAGCATCTCGTTCGGGACGCCGACCATGAACTGGCGCATGAGGAAGATGCCGAAACCGCTGACGAGGAACGGGAGCATCAGCGAGACGATGTTGGTGGTCATGCCGCCGTCGCCACCCTGGCCGAG contains the following coding sequences:
- a CDS encoding RidA family protein; amino-acid sequence: MEILRLQPAGLVVSPAFSHVAVVPAGATTVYVGGQNGVDASGAVVSADVVEQSVRAVENAALALEAAGATLADVVQWTVLIAESADVRAAYGAVAPRLATGGAPPLVTAALVAGLGVPGALIEVSAIAAILPT
- a CDS encoding MSCRAMM family protein produces the protein MHKRVRLLIPALVAAIVMPFALAAPASAASTSQWAGWAPLTGAGGAYTTTMTLANKPQLIADVTSDSRAGQVGVISGTSTWLAQGTPVGAKYGSSINQPYLNLRPKADTPTAPSTTTYSFRTPTPTSGWTFVLGDIDADQVQIRAVGPNGVALTSAQLGFRGGFNYCAPGVTGKPSCTGSATDVPSWNPTTAVLLGNAAASDTSGASAWFEPSAAIASLTFVYAQRSGFPVYQTWFASLARDITGTVTDQTTGPLNGATVTLTDRTGAVVGTATTAGGGLYSFPGFLATDGYTVSVTPPVGKIAVGAASKPADLTATDAVVDFAVRDIVPVGVSGTVRDTDGHPIAGAVITVDGQSATSGPDGTYRFESVAVGTYTPTITPPAGYTSVAPLPSFTVSTGSESPIVDVDFVVAANPTISGTVTAGGTGVAGVTVTAVGPGGTETTVTATDGTYSFPRVPSGGYTVTVTPPAGSTVDGPASQSVTVATNDVTDVDFALAKAGSIAGAVDDGTTPVPGATVTVSGPGGSTVLTTDASGAYALGSLPSGTYTITLTVPAGYTAGSPLTKTVTVTAAGEAFVDQDFAVTAVVVPPTTPPTTPAQPGTTGTSVGELADTGSSVNAWPAIIAGIVVLLGAAAVIIAAVRRRRSQ
- a CDS encoding GNAT family N-acetyltransferase, translated to MTITWEWRGGFTNDEVNRLHAEGFEHAYFDDDWNGMLSRLSLGWVVARDDDGLVGFVNVIWDGQIHAFIEDTLVAGRVRHQGVGKRLIAVATEEARAAGCEWLHVDFDDELKAFYFGACGFRPTNAGLIQLR
- a CDS encoding Gfo/Idh/MocA family protein — translated: MNTTDRTIRIGLIGAGGIAGAHVAGYALNPDTVTFAAVADPVRANAEARAAGTDAAIFADYTEMLAVADIDAVDICLPHHLHKTAIVAAARAGKHILCEKPLCLTPEEAREVAAAVDEAGVTLMCAHNQLFLPAVAKAKELLDSGTIGRVYEVRTTDSFHNDFDPENMGWRAHAATSGGGELIDTGYHPSYLLLHLAGASPVEVTAMLATHRLSFMEGEDSATVLVRFDNGVIGTIVTSWAYDAADSTERFSAVGERGTLTSDGTTLSYHVRGEEPVILELDPVDEFGEEIGHFARSILDGTRPLHTQKEGIEVLGIILGAYESARTRAIAEVRSLDRVG
- a CDS encoding Gfo/Idh/MocA family protein, which gives rise to MSHPLTVAAIGFWHVHAGDYAREAQQHPDTTLVAVWDDDEERGRAAAAEFGVEFVADLDALLARPDLDGVTVTTSTDQHHAVMVKAARAGKHIFTEKVLAPTVAEAEEIVTAARDARVTLVVSLPRLYDDYTQAIERILDDGTLGELTYSRVRLAHDGWVAGWLPERFGDPATAIGGALTDLGCHPAYLTRLFHRAEPVSISAGYGSVSGHPLEDNAVVTATFPGGRLGVFEASVVTAPGTFTIELLGTEAALIFGFGGDRMLAKGGAYGDDWQELPLPERAPMPFDQWVGHIHAGTTAEDNLRHALALTGLVVAANTSARAGSAVPYDAPAFAPTRA